The Frankiaceae bacterium genomic sequence ACGAGGTCCTCGCCGACGAGGCGCCGCTCAACCTCGACCTCGTCGCGCGGGTGCTCGGCGAGGACCCGATCACCTCGAAGCGCGACACCATCGACACCCCCGGGCTTAACGCCGAGCAGGCCGACGCGGCGGCGCTCGCGACGGGCAGCGAGGTGACGTTCGTGTGGGGGCCGCCGGGCACCGGCAAGACCACGACCGTCGCGCACGTCGTCGCGGCGCACGCGCGGGCGGGGCGTTCGGTGCTGCTCTGCTCCAACACGAACGCCGCCGTCGACACCGCCCTCGCCCGCGTCGACTCGCTGCTCGACCTGCCCGACGGGCAGGTGCTCCGGCTCGGCACGGTCGTCCACGACGACGTCGCGCACCTCGCCTCCGACGCCGTCTCCCAACGGGTCTCGGCACCGTTGCTCACCGAGCGCGCGGACATCGCGCGACGACTCGACGCGACCGAGGCGGAGGCCGCGGGGCAGGGGACGCTCGGCGCGGACCACGACCTGGGGGAGGAACGTTCGCGGCTGCGCGACCGGCTCGACGAGATCGACCGCGTGGTCGAGTCGGCGGCGCTCGGCCTCGCCGACAACGCGCTCGTCGTCGCGACCACCGTCTACCAGACGTGGCTGGGAGCGTTGCCGGAGAGGGAGTTCGACGTCGTCGTCGTGGACGAGGCGTCGATGCTCATGCTGCCGATGACGGCGTACGCCAGCGGTCTCGCGTCGTCGTCGGTCGTCGTGGCCGGCGACTTCCGCCAGCTGCCGGCGATCGTGTCGGACACCTCGCCGGAGGTCGCGCGCTGGCTGGCGACGGACGCGTTCCACGCCATCGGGCTGCCCGCGCTGCTCGAGGCGGGGACACCGCCGGAGTGGCTCGCGGCGCTGCGGACGCAGTACCGGATGCGGCCCGAGATCGCCGACCTCGTCACCGAGCTGTTCTACGACGACAACCCGCTCGCGACGGGCCGCGCCTCGGCGCCGACGACGCCGGTGCTGCTCGCCGGCGGCGCGCCGCTGCTCTACGTCGACACGAGCGCGTTCGGCGCGTGGGCCGGTGTGGCGGGGCGGGGATCGCGCTTCAACCCGGTGCACGCCGTTCTCGTCGCCGCGATCCTCGACGTCCTCACCGACGGGTCGACCGGCGTCGTCACGCCGTACGCCGCCCAGGAACGCCTCGTCGCCGCGCTGCTCACCGACCGCTTCGGCAACGCCGCGCGGTCGTGGGTCAGCACCGTGCACCGGTTCCAGGGCAACGAGCAGGACGTCGTCGTCGTGGACCTCGCCGACGCGTACGGCGCCTCACCAGGCCCCGCCTCCCGCGCCGCCGGGCGCGACGACCCGCAGGCCAGGCTCCTCAACGTCG encodes the following:
- a CDS encoding AAA domain-containing protein, whose amino-acid sequence is MVDDALRAMAGALRAEVETLRADRTLQGRTVLGGARLGTAGKRTTYAFPDVPGAGLPDDTPIRLVLDDGREVDGEVATRNDRELVVALAEDVGAMVEHAILIADASFLLERLAARLDEVLADEAPLNLDLVARVLGEDPITSKRDTIDTPGLNAEQADAAALATGSEVTFVWGPPGTGKTTTVAHVVAAHARAGRSVLLCSNTNAAVDTALARVDSLLDLPDGQVLRLGTVVHDDVAHLASDAVSQRVSAPLLTERADIARRLDATEAEAAGQGTLGADHDLGEERSRLRDRLDEIDRVVESAALGLADNALVVATTVYQTWLGALPEREFDVVVVDEASMLMLPMTAYASGLASSSVVVAGDFRQLPAIVSDTSPEVARWLATDAFHAIGLPALLEAGTPPEWLAALRTQYRMRPEIADLVTELFYDDNPLATGRASAPTTPVLLAGGAPLLYVDTSAFGAWAGVAGRGSRFNPVHAVLVAAILDVLTDGSTGVVTPYAAQERLVAALLTDRFGNAARSWVSTVHRFQGNEQDVVVVDLADAYGASPGPASRAAGRDDPQARLLNVAVSRARDQLVVLGEAAFLAARTPANGTARALLRALRERGRALPVEEVLRGAFSVESGERLAADLETAGTEVAMFTPRVTAHGMARWSPILRGLLARGVAVRVVTRPPTEQPRAAALIDQMREAGVDVDLWAAMEERVLTVDSDLAWAGGGDLGLEPDTERRYLRVKGSALPNALADLLRPARAPRRTLGEPVNEPCERCDGPTVLRRGGGAAAYVCLLGRSCPGLVEVPEDERGDRPDGATGPCRQPGCAGWLVPRQGRYGTFTSCTRYPACTGR